One window of Kryptolebias marmoratus isolate JLee-2015 linkage group LG3, ASM164957v2, whole genome shotgun sequence genomic DNA carries:
- the utp6 gene encoding U3 small nucleolar RNA-associated protein 6 homolog, translated as MAEVVQQRIEDRIPELEQLERVGLFTKKEVKSIIKKSTALEYKLHRLIVNKEDFIAYIQYEINVLELIKKRRAHIHYQFKREDIEFPIIHRITSMFRRATKKWKDDVQLWLSHVAFCKKWATKGQISKVFSSLLAIHPDKPALWIMAAKSELEDRNSSESARHLFLRALRFHPNNKKVYQEYFRMELLHCEKLRKQKEELEKAELDLGEYEFSPEILSGKLAEVVYRDATGKIKEAEFVISLLSIAAIFDFTKELQDVILQDLQTNYTEDSLTWDFMAKRELEAPGAGEELHTAKGRASDVNRREERCCQVYEEGVKSLNTEPMWTCYVAFCLERLKRKTNVEELKEKRQQRLLGVLQRAHDSSLLKENYYKNWLEILLASGDAEGGACVAMAATRRYSQSVSVWCLSLQTLIQLGSGDVGGLFQDAFTHVNPKESLPLWQLQLQWSMANQSPEDTETVFKRGLQSAVGPVAMEMKEHYLDWSYSTGGYKKAKRTFTSLQENRPLSKTFFTRMIEIEKEQETPKINNLREFYERALQEFGTSDDDLWLQYIQEELGPLGQPENCAKIHWRAMKFLEGQSVERFTSKYTLFQTGHL; from the exons ATGGCGGAGGTCGTTCAGCAGCGGATCGAGGACCGGATCCCggagctggagcagctggagagaGTGGGTCTGTTCACCAAGAAAGAAGTCAA ATCGATAATAAAGAAATCAACGGCTCTGGAGTACAAGCTGCACCGGCTGATTGTAAACAAGGAGGACTTCATCGCCTACATTCAG TATGAAATCAACGTCTTAGAGCTGATCAAGAAGAGAAGAGcg CACATACATTACCAGTTTAAACGAGAGGACATTGAATTCCCCATCATCCACAGAATAACCAGCATGTTCAGAAGAGCAACAAAGAAGTGGAAG gaTGACGTGCAGCTCTGGCTCTCGCATGTTGCCTTCTGCAAGAAATGG GCAACCAAAGGTCAGATCAGCAAGGTGTTCTCATCTCTGCTTGCTATCCACCCCGACAAACCAG ccctGTGGATCATGGCTGCCAAGAGCGAGCTGGAGGATCGAAATTCGTCCGAGAGTGCCAGGCACCTGTTTCTGCGAGCGCTCCGCTTTCACCCAAACAACAAGAAGGTCTACCAGGAG TACTTCCGTATGGAGCTGCTGCACTGCGAGAAGCTGAGGAAGCagaaggaggagctggagaaagcCGAGCTGGACTTG GGGGAATATGAGTTTTCTCCAGAGATCCTGAGCGGCAAACTTGCTGAGGTTGTTTACAGAGACGCTACAGGAAAAATCAAAG AAGCAGAGTTTGTCATCTCACTCCTGAGCATAGCAGCCATCTTTGACTTCACCAAAGAACTTCAGGACGTCATCCTGCAAGA TTTGCAGACGAACTACACGGAGGACAGCTTGACGTGGGATTTCATGGCCAAGAGGGAGCTGGAGGCTCCGGGGGCCGGCGAAGAGCTCCACACCGCCAAAGGTCGAGCCTCGGACGTCAACCGCAGGGAGGAGCGCTGCTGTCAGGTTTATGAGGAGGGCGTCAAGAGCCTCAACACTG AGCCCATGTGGACTTGTTACGTGGCCTTCTGCTTGGAGAGACTAAAGAGGAAGACTAACGTTGAAGAGCTGAAGGAAAAG AGGCAGCAGAGGCTGCTGGGAGTTTTACAGCGCGCCCATGACTCCTCCCTGCTGAAGGAGAATTACTACAAGAACTGG CTGGAGATCCTGCTGGCGTCAGGAGATGCTGAGGGAGGAGCCTGTGTTGCCATGGCAGCCACACGGCGCTACAGCCAGTCGGTGTCGGTTTGGTGTCTGAGTCTGCAGACATTAATACAGCTGGGGAGTGGAGACGTCGGCGGGCTTTTCCAGGATGCTTTCACACATGTTAATCCcaag GAGAGTCTACCTCTgtggcagctgcagctccagtgGAGCATGGCCAACCAGAGTCCTGAAGACACAGAAACCGTCTTCAAG AGAGGGCTGCAGTCTGCAGTCGGccctgttgccatggagatgaAAGAGCACTACCTCGATTGGTCGTACTCAACCGGAGgctataaaaaagcaaaaaggaccTTTACAAG CCTGCAAGAAAATCGTCCACTGTCCAAGACCTTTTTCACCAGAATGATTGAAATCGAGAAGGAACAA GAGACTCCAAAGATAAATAATCTGAGGGAATTTTACGAGAGGGCGCTGCAGGAGTTTGGCACTTCAGACGATG ACCTGTGGCTGCAGTacatccaggaggagctgggccCCCTCGGTCAGCCCGAGAACTGCGCAAAGATCCACTGGAGAGCCATGAAGTTCCTGGAGGGGCAGAGCGTGGAGAGGTTCACCTCCAAATACACTCTGTTTCAGACCGGACACCTGTGA
- the suz12b gene encoding polycomb protein suz12-B isoform X2 codes for MPSARSSGPIMSGASCKANGAVYPASSAVMNPVKKPKMEQIQADHELFLQAFEKPTQIYRFLRTRNLIAPVFLHRTLTFMSHRNSRTNARRKAFKVDDMLKAVEKMKGEQDSPSFYFSLSSHLQLTFTGFFHKDEKPSQNSENEQNSVSLEVLLVKVCHKKRKDVSCPIKQVPTGKKQVPLNPNTNQTKPGSCPSLLVPSCEFEPSNSHMVKSYSLLFRVSRTGRRETKGLVNGETNENIDVTDTPSRKKRNSAHRDEEETTETYVAQMTVFDKNRRLQLLDGEYEVSMQRIEDSPVSKKRATWETILDGKRMPPFETFSQGPTLQFTLRWTGDTNGKSTAPVAKPLATRNSDSFGPMETRTSHHRAALMMKQSVSADIQTRKELVPSEPRQKLRIFYQFLYNNNTRQQTEARDDLHCPWCTLNCSKLYSLLKHLKLSHSRFIFNYVPHPKGARIDVSINECYDGSYVGNPQDIHSQPGFAFSRNGPVKRTPVTHILVSRPKRTKPSLSEFLESEDGELEQQRTYVSGHNRLYFHSDSCMPLRPQEMDLDSEDERDPEWLREKTATQLDEFTDVNEGEKEVMKLWNLHVMKNGFIADNQMNQAIMVFVEDCGAHIIRRNLCRNFLLHLVSMHDFNLVSTATIDRAMARLRQIQEELPAAPAEEQQDSATGVCNGGGVTSGGGKQGKRTKSALTD; via the exons ATGCCATCAGCCAGG AGCTCAGGTCCTATTATGAGCGGGGCGAGCTGCAAAGCTAACGGCGCCGTGTACCCCGCCTCATCCGCGGTGATGAACCCGGTGAAGAAGCCGAAGATGGAGCAGATCCAGGCCGACCATGAGCTCTTCTTACAGGCCTTTGAAA AACCAACTCAGATCTACAGGTTCCTCCGGACAAGGAACCTGATTGCA CCCGTATTTTTGCACAGAACGCTCACCTTCATGTCCCACAGAAATAGTCGAACAAATGCCAGAAG GAAAGCATTCAAAGTGGATGATATGTTGAAGGCGGTGGAGAAAATGAAGGGAGAGCAGGATTCTCCAAG tttttatttcagcttgtCGTCACATCTTCAGTTAACGTTCACTGGGTTCTTCCATAAGGATG AAAAGCCATCCCAGAATTCTGAGAATGAACAAAATTCTGTGTCTTTAGAGGTGCTACTCGTCAAAGTCTGCCATAAAAAACGCAAG gatgTCAGCTGCCCAATAAAACAAGTGCCTACAGGTAAAAAGCAGGTGCCTTTAAATCCCAACACTAACCAAACCAAGCCTGGCTCCTGCCCTTCCTTACTCGTCCCCAGCTGTGAGTTTGAGCCCAGCAACAGCCACATGGTGAAGTCCTATTCGCTCCTCTTCAGGGTGTCGCGCACCGGCAGAAGGGAGACCAAAGGCCTGGTTAACGGAGAAACCAACGAAAATATTG ATGTAACAGATACTCCCAGTAGGAAGAAGAGAAATTCAGCCCATAGAGACGAGGAAGAAACCACAGAGACCTATGTCGCACAGATGACTGTCTTTGATAAGAATAG gaggctgcagctgctggatggGGAATACGAGGTGTCGATGCAAAGGATAGAGGACAGCCCTGTGAGCAAGAAACGAGCCACGTGGGAAACCATTCTTGACGGGAAG AGGATGCCGCCGTTTGAGACGTTTTCTCAGGGACCCACGCTGCAGTTCACGCTGCGCTGGACGGGAGACACCAACGGGAAGTCCACGGCTCCTGTGGCCAAACCTCTCGCTACACGCAACTCGGACAGCTTCGGCCCGATGGAGACCAGAACCAGCCACCACCGTGCTGCCCTTATGA TGAAACAGTCAGTCAGCGCAGACATCCAGACGAGGAAAGAGCTGGTCCCGAGTGAGCCGCGACAGAAGCTACGTATATTTTACCAG TTCCTGTACAACAATAACACGCGGCAGCAGACGGAGGCGAGAGACGACCTTCACTGTCCCTGGTGTACTCTGAACTGCAGCAAGCTCTACAGTCTGCTCAAACACCTCAAACTCTCCCACTCCCGCTTCATCTTCAACTACGTG CCTCACCCCAAAGGAGCGAGAATAGACGTGTCCATCAACGAGTGCTACGATGGCTCGTACGTCGGCAATCCTCAGGACATCCACAGCCAGCCGGGCTTCGCTTTCAGCCGAAACGGGCCGGTCAAGAGGACTCCCGTCACTCACATCCTGGTCTCCAG GCCTAAGAGGACCAAGCCGAGTCTGTCGGAGTTCCTGGAGTCTGAGGACGGAGAGCTGGAGCAGCAGAGGACGTACGTCAGTGGACACAACCGCCTCTACTTCCACAGCGACAGCTGCATGCCGCTGCGGCCTCAGGAGATGGACTTGGACAGCGAGGACGAGAGGGACCCGGAGTGGCTCAGAGAGAAAACTGCCACG caACTGGACGAGTTCACAGACGTCAACGAGGGGGAGAAGGAGGTGATGAAGCTGTGGAACCTCCATGTCATGAAGAACGG TTTTATCGCAGACAACCAGATGAATCAGGCCATCATGGTGTTTGTGGAGGACTGCGGCGCTCACATCATCCGCCGGAACCTCTGCCGCAATTTCCTCCTGCACTTAGTCAGCATGCACGACTTCAACCTGGTGAGCACGGCCACCATCGACCGCGCCATGGCCCGCCTGCGGCAGATCCAGGAAGAGCTGCCGGCCGCTCCGgcggaggagcagcaggacagCGCCACGGGAGTGTGCAACGGCGGCGGCGTCACTTCCGGCGGCGGGAAGCAGGGCAAGAGGACAAAAAGCGCGCTGACGGACTGA
- the suz12b gene encoding polycomb protein suz12-B isoform X1, translating to MPSARSSGPIMSGASCKANGAVYPASSAVMNPVKKPKMEQIQADHELFLQAFEKPTQIYRFLRTRNLIAPVFLHRTLTFMSHRNSRTNARRKAFKVDDMLKAVEKMKGEQDSPSFYFSLSSHLQLTFTGFFHKDEKPSQNSENEQNSVSLEVLLVKVCHKKRKDVSCPIKQVPTGKKQVPLNPNTNQTKPGSCPSLLVPSCEFEPSNSHMVKSYSLLFRVSRTGRRETKGLVNGETNENIDVTDTPSRKKRNSAHRDEEETTETYVAQMTVFDKNRRLQLLDGEYEVSMQRIEDSPVSKKRATWETILDGKRMPPFETFSQGPTLQFTLRWTGDTNGKSTAPVAKPLATRNSDSFGPMETRTSHHRAALMTVKQSVSADIQTRKELVPSEPRQKLRIFYQFLYNNNTRQQTEARDDLHCPWCTLNCSKLYSLLKHLKLSHSRFIFNYVPHPKGARIDVSINECYDGSYVGNPQDIHSQPGFAFSRNGPVKRTPVTHILVSRPKRTKPSLSEFLESEDGELEQQRTYVSGHNRLYFHSDSCMPLRPQEMDLDSEDERDPEWLREKTATQLDEFTDVNEGEKEVMKLWNLHVMKNGFIADNQMNQAIMVFVEDCGAHIIRRNLCRNFLLHLVSMHDFNLVSTATIDRAMARLRQIQEELPAAPAEEQQDSATGVCNGGGVTSGGGKQGKRTKSALTD from the exons ATGCCATCAGCCAGG AGCTCAGGTCCTATTATGAGCGGGGCGAGCTGCAAAGCTAACGGCGCCGTGTACCCCGCCTCATCCGCGGTGATGAACCCGGTGAAGAAGCCGAAGATGGAGCAGATCCAGGCCGACCATGAGCTCTTCTTACAGGCCTTTGAAA AACCAACTCAGATCTACAGGTTCCTCCGGACAAGGAACCTGATTGCA CCCGTATTTTTGCACAGAACGCTCACCTTCATGTCCCACAGAAATAGTCGAACAAATGCCAGAAG GAAAGCATTCAAAGTGGATGATATGTTGAAGGCGGTGGAGAAAATGAAGGGAGAGCAGGATTCTCCAAG tttttatttcagcttgtCGTCACATCTTCAGTTAACGTTCACTGGGTTCTTCCATAAGGATG AAAAGCCATCCCAGAATTCTGAGAATGAACAAAATTCTGTGTCTTTAGAGGTGCTACTCGTCAAAGTCTGCCATAAAAAACGCAAG gatgTCAGCTGCCCAATAAAACAAGTGCCTACAGGTAAAAAGCAGGTGCCTTTAAATCCCAACACTAACCAAACCAAGCCTGGCTCCTGCCCTTCCTTACTCGTCCCCAGCTGTGAGTTTGAGCCCAGCAACAGCCACATGGTGAAGTCCTATTCGCTCCTCTTCAGGGTGTCGCGCACCGGCAGAAGGGAGACCAAAGGCCTGGTTAACGGAGAAACCAACGAAAATATTG ATGTAACAGATACTCCCAGTAGGAAGAAGAGAAATTCAGCCCATAGAGACGAGGAAGAAACCACAGAGACCTATGTCGCACAGATGACTGTCTTTGATAAGAATAG gaggctgcagctgctggatggGGAATACGAGGTGTCGATGCAAAGGATAGAGGACAGCCCTGTGAGCAAGAAACGAGCCACGTGGGAAACCATTCTTGACGGGAAG AGGATGCCGCCGTTTGAGACGTTTTCTCAGGGACCCACGCTGCAGTTCACGCTGCGCTGGACGGGAGACACCAACGGGAAGTCCACGGCTCCTGTGGCCAAACCTCTCGCTACACGCAACTCGGACAGCTTCGGCCCGATGGAGACCAGAACCAGCCACCACCGTGCTGCCCTTATGA CAGTGAAACAGTCAGTCAGCGCAGACATCCAGACGAGGAAAGAGCTGGTCCCGAGTGAGCCGCGACAGAAGCTACGTATATTTTACCAG TTCCTGTACAACAATAACACGCGGCAGCAGACGGAGGCGAGAGACGACCTTCACTGTCCCTGGTGTACTCTGAACTGCAGCAAGCTCTACAGTCTGCTCAAACACCTCAAACTCTCCCACTCCCGCTTCATCTTCAACTACGTG CCTCACCCCAAAGGAGCGAGAATAGACGTGTCCATCAACGAGTGCTACGATGGCTCGTACGTCGGCAATCCTCAGGACATCCACAGCCAGCCGGGCTTCGCTTTCAGCCGAAACGGGCCGGTCAAGAGGACTCCCGTCACTCACATCCTGGTCTCCAG GCCTAAGAGGACCAAGCCGAGTCTGTCGGAGTTCCTGGAGTCTGAGGACGGAGAGCTGGAGCAGCAGAGGACGTACGTCAGTGGACACAACCGCCTCTACTTCCACAGCGACAGCTGCATGCCGCTGCGGCCTCAGGAGATGGACTTGGACAGCGAGGACGAGAGGGACCCGGAGTGGCTCAGAGAGAAAACTGCCACG caACTGGACGAGTTCACAGACGTCAACGAGGGGGAGAAGGAGGTGATGAAGCTGTGGAACCTCCATGTCATGAAGAACGG TTTTATCGCAGACAACCAGATGAATCAGGCCATCATGGTGTTTGTGGAGGACTGCGGCGCTCACATCATCCGCCGGAACCTCTGCCGCAATTTCCTCCTGCACTTAGTCAGCATGCACGACTTCAACCTGGTGAGCACGGCCACCATCGACCGCGCCATGGCCCGCCTGCGGCAGATCCAGGAAGAGCTGCCGGCCGCTCCGgcggaggagcagcaggacagCGCCACGGGAGTGTGCAACGGCGGCGGCGTCACTTCCGGCGGCGGGAAGCAGGGCAAGAGGACAAAAAGCGCGCTGACGGACTGA
- the suz12b gene encoding polycomb protein suz12-B isoform X3, which translates to MPSARSSGPIMSGASCKANGAVYPASSAVMNPVKKPKMEQIQADHELFLQAFEKPTQIYRFLRTRNLIAPVFLHRTLTFMSHRNSRTNARRKAFKVDDMLKAVEKMKGEQDSPSLSSHLQLTFTGFFHKDEKPSQNSENEQNSVSLEVLLVKVCHKKRKDVSCPIKQVPTGKKQVPLNPNTNQTKPGSCPSLLVPSCEFEPSNSHMVKSYSLLFRVSRTGRRETKGLVNGETNENIDVTDTPSRKKRNSAHRDEEETTETYVAQMTVFDKNRRLQLLDGEYEVSMQRIEDSPVSKKRATWETILDGKRMPPFETFSQGPTLQFTLRWTGDTNGKSTAPVAKPLATRNSDSFGPMETRTSHHRAALMTVKQSVSADIQTRKELVPSEPRQKLRIFYQFLYNNNTRQQTEARDDLHCPWCTLNCSKLYSLLKHLKLSHSRFIFNYVPHPKGARIDVSINECYDGSYVGNPQDIHSQPGFAFSRNGPVKRTPVTHILVSRPKRTKPSLSEFLESEDGELEQQRTYVSGHNRLYFHSDSCMPLRPQEMDLDSEDERDPEWLREKTATQLDEFTDVNEGEKEVMKLWNLHVMKNGFIADNQMNQAIMVFVEDCGAHIIRRNLCRNFLLHLVSMHDFNLVSTATIDRAMARLRQIQEELPAAPAEEQQDSATGVCNGGGVTSGGGKQGKRTKSALTD; encoded by the exons ATGCCATCAGCCAGG AGCTCAGGTCCTATTATGAGCGGGGCGAGCTGCAAAGCTAACGGCGCCGTGTACCCCGCCTCATCCGCGGTGATGAACCCGGTGAAGAAGCCGAAGATGGAGCAGATCCAGGCCGACCATGAGCTCTTCTTACAGGCCTTTGAAA AACCAACTCAGATCTACAGGTTCCTCCGGACAAGGAACCTGATTGCA CCCGTATTTTTGCACAGAACGCTCACCTTCATGTCCCACAGAAATAGTCGAACAAATGCCAGAAG GAAAGCATTCAAAGTGGATGATATGTTGAAGGCGGTGGAGAAAATGAAGGGAGAGCAGGATTCTCCAAG cttgtCGTCACATCTTCAGTTAACGTTCACTGGGTTCTTCCATAAGGATG AAAAGCCATCCCAGAATTCTGAGAATGAACAAAATTCTGTGTCTTTAGAGGTGCTACTCGTCAAAGTCTGCCATAAAAAACGCAAG gatgTCAGCTGCCCAATAAAACAAGTGCCTACAGGTAAAAAGCAGGTGCCTTTAAATCCCAACACTAACCAAACCAAGCCTGGCTCCTGCCCTTCCTTACTCGTCCCCAGCTGTGAGTTTGAGCCCAGCAACAGCCACATGGTGAAGTCCTATTCGCTCCTCTTCAGGGTGTCGCGCACCGGCAGAAGGGAGACCAAAGGCCTGGTTAACGGAGAAACCAACGAAAATATTG ATGTAACAGATACTCCCAGTAGGAAGAAGAGAAATTCAGCCCATAGAGACGAGGAAGAAACCACAGAGACCTATGTCGCACAGATGACTGTCTTTGATAAGAATAG gaggctgcagctgctggatggGGAATACGAGGTGTCGATGCAAAGGATAGAGGACAGCCCTGTGAGCAAGAAACGAGCCACGTGGGAAACCATTCTTGACGGGAAG AGGATGCCGCCGTTTGAGACGTTTTCTCAGGGACCCACGCTGCAGTTCACGCTGCGCTGGACGGGAGACACCAACGGGAAGTCCACGGCTCCTGTGGCCAAACCTCTCGCTACACGCAACTCGGACAGCTTCGGCCCGATGGAGACCAGAACCAGCCACCACCGTGCTGCCCTTATGA CAGTGAAACAGTCAGTCAGCGCAGACATCCAGACGAGGAAAGAGCTGGTCCCGAGTGAGCCGCGACAGAAGCTACGTATATTTTACCAG TTCCTGTACAACAATAACACGCGGCAGCAGACGGAGGCGAGAGACGACCTTCACTGTCCCTGGTGTACTCTGAACTGCAGCAAGCTCTACAGTCTGCTCAAACACCTCAAACTCTCCCACTCCCGCTTCATCTTCAACTACGTG CCTCACCCCAAAGGAGCGAGAATAGACGTGTCCATCAACGAGTGCTACGATGGCTCGTACGTCGGCAATCCTCAGGACATCCACAGCCAGCCGGGCTTCGCTTTCAGCCGAAACGGGCCGGTCAAGAGGACTCCCGTCACTCACATCCTGGTCTCCAG GCCTAAGAGGACCAAGCCGAGTCTGTCGGAGTTCCTGGAGTCTGAGGACGGAGAGCTGGAGCAGCAGAGGACGTACGTCAGTGGACACAACCGCCTCTACTTCCACAGCGACAGCTGCATGCCGCTGCGGCCTCAGGAGATGGACTTGGACAGCGAGGACGAGAGGGACCCGGAGTGGCTCAGAGAGAAAACTGCCACG caACTGGACGAGTTCACAGACGTCAACGAGGGGGAGAAGGAGGTGATGAAGCTGTGGAACCTCCATGTCATGAAGAACGG TTTTATCGCAGACAACCAGATGAATCAGGCCATCATGGTGTTTGTGGAGGACTGCGGCGCTCACATCATCCGCCGGAACCTCTGCCGCAATTTCCTCCTGCACTTAGTCAGCATGCACGACTTCAACCTGGTGAGCACGGCCACCATCGACCGCGCCATGGCCCGCCTGCGGCAGATCCAGGAAGAGCTGCCGGCCGCTCCGgcggaggagcagcaggacagCGCCACGGGAGTGTGCAACGGCGGCGGCGTCACTTCCGGCGGCGGGAAGCAGGGCAAGAGGACAAAAAGCGCGCTGACGGACTGA
- the suz12b gene encoding polycomb protein suz12-B isoform X4 — protein sequence MSGASCKANGAVYPASSAVMNPVKKPKMEQIQADHELFLQAFEKPTQIYRFLRTRNLIAPVFLHRTLTFMSHRNSRTNARRKAFKVDDMLKAVEKMKGEQDSPSFYFSLSSHLQLTFTGFFHKDEKPSQNSENEQNSVSLEVLLVKVCHKKRKDVSCPIKQVPTGKKQVPLNPNTNQTKPGSCPSLLVPSCEFEPSNSHMVKSYSLLFRVSRTGRRETKGLVNGETNENIDVTDTPSRKKRNSAHRDEEETTETYVAQMTVFDKNRRLQLLDGEYEVSMQRIEDSPVSKKRATWETILDGKRMPPFETFSQGPTLQFTLRWTGDTNGKSTAPVAKPLATRNSDSFGPMETRTSHHRAALMTVKQSVSADIQTRKELVPSEPRQKLRIFYQFLYNNNTRQQTEARDDLHCPWCTLNCSKLYSLLKHLKLSHSRFIFNYVPHPKGARIDVSINECYDGSYVGNPQDIHSQPGFAFSRNGPVKRTPVTHILVSRPKRTKPSLSEFLESEDGELEQQRTYVSGHNRLYFHSDSCMPLRPQEMDLDSEDERDPEWLREKTATQLDEFTDVNEGEKEVMKLWNLHVMKNGFIADNQMNQAIMVFVEDCGAHIIRRNLCRNFLLHLVSMHDFNLVSTATIDRAMARLRQIQEELPAAPAEEQQDSATGVCNGGGVTSGGGKQGKRTKSALTD from the exons ATGAGCGGGGCGAGCTGCAAAGCTAACGGCGCCGTGTACCCCGCCTCATCCGCGGTGATGAACCCGGTGAAGAAGCCGAAGATGGAGCAGATCCAGGCCGACCATGAGCTCTTCTTACAGGCCTTTGAAA AACCAACTCAGATCTACAGGTTCCTCCGGACAAGGAACCTGATTGCA CCCGTATTTTTGCACAGAACGCTCACCTTCATGTCCCACAGAAATAGTCGAACAAATGCCAGAAG GAAAGCATTCAAAGTGGATGATATGTTGAAGGCGGTGGAGAAAATGAAGGGAGAGCAGGATTCTCCAAG tttttatttcagcttgtCGTCACATCTTCAGTTAACGTTCACTGGGTTCTTCCATAAGGATG AAAAGCCATCCCAGAATTCTGAGAATGAACAAAATTCTGTGTCTTTAGAGGTGCTACTCGTCAAAGTCTGCCATAAAAAACGCAAG gatgTCAGCTGCCCAATAAAACAAGTGCCTACAGGTAAAAAGCAGGTGCCTTTAAATCCCAACACTAACCAAACCAAGCCTGGCTCCTGCCCTTCCTTACTCGTCCCCAGCTGTGAGTTTGAGCCCAGCAACAGCCACATGGTGAAGTCCTATTCGCTCCTCTTCAGGGTGTCGCGCACCGGCAGAAGGGAGACCAAAGGCCTGGTTAACGGAGAAACCAACGAAAATATTG ATGTAACAGATACTCCCAGTAGGAAGAAGAGAAATTCAGCCCATAGAGACGAGGAAGAAACCACAGAGACCTATGTCGCACAGATGACTGTCTTTGATAAGAATAG gaggctgcagctgctggatggGGAATACGAGGTGTCGATGCAAAGGATAGAGGACAGCCCTGTGAGCAAGAAACGAGCCACGTGGGAAACCATTCTTGACGGGAAG AGGATGCCGCCGTTTGAGACGTTTTCTCAGGGACCCACGCTGCAGTTCACGCTGCGCTGGACGGGAGACACCAACGGGAAGTCCACGGCTCCTGTGGCCAAACCTCTCGCTACACGCAACTCGGACAGCTTCGGCCCGATGGAGACCAGAACCAGCCACCACCGTGCTGCCCTTATGA CAGTGAAACAGTCAGTCAGCGCAGACATCCAGACGAGGAAAGAGCTGGTCCCGAGTGAGCCGCGACAGAAGCTACGTATATTTTACCAG TTCCTGTACAACAATAACACGCGGCAGCAGACGGAGGCGAGAGACGACCTTCACTGTCCCTGGTGTACTCTGAACTGCAGCAAGCTCTACAGTCTGCTCAAACACCTCAAACTCTCCCACTCCCGCTTCATCTTCAACTACGTG CCTCACCCCAAAGGAGCGAGAATAGACGTGTCCATCAACGAGTGCTACGATGGCTCGTACGTCGGCAATCCTCAGGACATCCACAGCCAGCCGGGCTTCGCTTTCAGCCGAAACGGGCCGGTCAAGAGGACTCCCGTCACTCACATCCTGGTCTCCAG GCCTAAGAGGACCAAGCCGAGTCTGTCGGAGTTCCTGGAGTCTGAGGACGGAGAGCTGGAGCAGCAGAGGACGTACGTCAGTGGACACAACCGCCTCTACTTCCACAGCGACAGCTGCATGCCGCTGCGGCCTCAGGAGATGGACTTGGACAGCGAGGACGAGAGGGACCCGGAGTGGCTCAGAGAGAAAACTGCCACG caACTGGACGAGTTCACAGACGTCAACGAGGGGGAGAAGGAGGTGATGAAGCTGTGGAACCTCCATGTCATGAAGAACGG TTTTATCGCAGACAACCAGATGAATCAGGCCATCATGGTGTTTGTGGAGGACTGCGGCGCTCACATCATCCGCCGGAACCTCTGCCGCAATTTCCTCCTGCACTTAGTCAGCATGCACGACTTCAACCTGGTGAGCACGGCCACCATCGACCGCGCCATGGCCCGCCTGCGGCAGATCCAGGAAGAGCTGCCGGCCGCTCCGgcggaggagcagcaggacagCGCCACGGGAGTGTGCAACGGCGGCGGCGTCACTTCCGGCGGCGGGAAGCAGGGCAAGAGGACAAAAAGCGCGCTGACGGACTGA